Genomic window (Chitinophaga parva):
AACATGAGCAACGTGATACCGCCTACCCCGGAAGCAGCGGCCGTTGGAAAGTACCTCGATATGCCGGTGGGGTATGCGACGGGAGCTGCTGAGGTAAGTATCCCGCTGCACACGCTTACGCAGGGGGATCTCAGTTTGCCGTTAACACTGAGTTTTAACACCGGTGGCATCCGGGTGCCCGAAGTCCCTTCCTGGGTTGGATTGGGATGGTCGCTTGGTACAGGGGGCAGCATTACCCGTGTTGTACGCGGGCTGCCGGACGACCTGGCCGTACAGGGATATATGAACACACCGTACAAGGTGTCGTACCTGGAAGGTTTGTCTCCACAGAGTAATGATTACTTTAATTTAATCTTTAACCAGGCGCATAACGGAACGTTGGATGTAGAGCCGGATATGTATAACTATAGTGTGATGGGCTATTCCGGCACTTTTTATTACGATCAGGATAGTGCAGGTTTTGTACAAACACCGGTTACTAATGTAAGGATCAAAGCTACCAAGGCTGCTGACAGCACGGTAACCGGGTGGGTGCTCACCTTGCCTGATGGTGTTAAGGCTTATTTTGGTACATCAACGGATGGCCGTAGTGGATATGATCGTTACAATAGCGATTATTCCAGCACCAAGTCGTCCCAGGGAGGCTACTCCCTGTCACCTAACAAGACAACTACCCCTCCTCACATCACAACCTGGCAATTAATGAACATAGTGAGCCCGGGGTTGGAACACATCGATTTTTACTATAGTACTTTTTCTGCCGTTGATTTTGGTATGGGTGGAGAGGTAACAGATCTTATCGGGTTGTCTGGCTGCACAACTGTTAGTAACAGGGTTACTTATTCTTCCATCTACGAGCAGCGGTTGACAAAGTCCAGGTTAAGCCGGATCAGTACAGAGATGGAAGATGTGTATTTTGTCCCGTCAACCGCAGCCCGCCAGGATATGGTTGGCGATGAACGTGCACTTGACAGCATTGTCGTTAGGAATAAAAAGAGCCAGTTAATAGAGGGAGTCAAATTTAATACCGGCTACTATAGTTCACCGCTTATATCCATTCCATTCCAGGGTGGAGGGGAAGCAACCGCCGCAACGAAACGCCTGTTTCTCCGGTCATTGACACAATTTGGGGCTAATAATATAAGTTTACCTCCTTATCAATTTGTTTATGACACCACGCACCCGCTTCCGAGCAGGCTGTCTAATTCCCAGGACTATTGGGGCTTTTACAATGGTAAGACCAATAGCTTTCTTACACCTAAACCATCTACGGTTGACCTGGCCCAGGGATATTCCGATTTCCCCAATGGGGGAGATCGTACAGTAGATATTAATTATGCAAAGGCTTTTTCCCTGTCAAAGATCTATTATCCAACCGGTGGCTATACGGAGTATACTTATGGGTCTAATATTTCCAACAGGAATAATATCAGCGGCACCCAGGCAGGCTATCAGATAAGTCCCTCAGCAGCAGCGTATCACGGCTTCTACTTTTTCTACAAGGATGCCTCCTACCAACAACCCGGTAATCCCAATTTGTACGTCGATTCTGTTACGATCGGACCGGGGCTGATAGGTAGTGTTGCAGTGGCACTTACGGGATGCACCAATTATACTGTTTTTAACTGCCCCGTTAAAATAGTGATTACAGGCATCACGGATCCCACATTTAACGTTTGGGTAAAGTCCGCCACTTATTCGTTGACGACGCCGGGAAAATATAAGGTGACGTGTACATTAAACCCCAATGCAGATGTAAATAACCCGGATCCTGATTTTAGTGTACAGATGACCTGGACGGAAAATCCGCCCGGTGATACCAGGAACTATATTGTAGGCGGTTTGCGGGTTGAAAAAATTGTCAACGGTGATGCGAATGGAAAAATACTGTCCAAAGTATTGAAATATAATTACTTTAATGATTCCACCACCAGCAGTGGTCAATTATTGAACCTTCCTGTACATGCCTTTAAAACCTATTGCGGCAGCAATACTTCATCGGCCGGTAGCCAGGGGGCAGTATTGCGGATGACTTCCGGTAGTGCAGTACCGCTTAGCGGAGCAGATGGCAAAATTATCCGGTATGAAAATGTTACAGAATACATGGCGGATGACACGGTTGCTGCATCAAAAACAGAATATACGTATTCCATAGACCTGTATGATGTTCAAAATCTGGCCGCTGAGATTTATCCATTCCCTACCAATACTTCCCGCGACTGGCGTAACGGAACGCTGGAAAAAAAAGATATGTATGTTAAAACCGGCCCGGCAACATATAGACTCTTGCGAAGAGAACAGTACTTCTATAATCCATACAGCTATTATTTTAAGACCCATGGATTGAAATTGAGCGATTATCCCGGCAATGCCGATTTTCTCAATATGGGCATTAATGCATTCGGCGTAACCCCCTATAGCATTTTCTCGGAGCGCTACCTGCTGGATTCAACGATCATTACCAGTTACGAGAACAGCACAATGGCTACCAAAACGGTGAACCGTTACAACCCGCAACATGGCTACACCTTGGCAGAACAGATCACTACCAACAGCCTGTCACAAACCGTTAGTACCAAAAGCTGGTATGCCGCCGATTACGCCGCAGCAGCCGGCGCCAACCTGCCCTGGATGGTACAGAACAATATGGTCGATATACCTGTAAAACAACAGGTAACCGTTAATAGCAAGCTTGCCGATGGGCGTGTTATTGCCTATAATAACTACGGCCAGCCCGCCAATGTGTACCAGTATGAAAGCAATACGTTAAAGGATTCCATTGCGCATGACCCGGCTACGTTAGTGCCTCCTGATTATACGCTTAGATCCACTATGACATACGCGGCTGCTCATCCAACAAGGCTTACTAAACAAATCGGCACCGGTGATGCAAGGACTACCTACATCTGGGATTATAACCTGAACTACCTTGCAGCCGAAGTAAAGAACGCTGATAGCATAGATGTGGCATACACCAGTTTTGAAGCAGATGGAACAGGGTACTGGACCATTAGCTCCTCGGCCCGTGACAGCATTACTACAGCCCTCACCGGTAGTAAAAGTTATTCCCTGGCCAGCAACATCAGCAAAGCAGGGCTCACCACAGCCAAAACCTATATCGTGTCTTACTTTACCAGGAATGCAAGTCCCTTCACCATTGCAGGTACGGTGACCGGCTACCCGGTAAAAGGTACTACCGTAAATGGCTGGACATATTACGAGCACCGGGTAACAGGGGTGACCAGTGTGTCTCTCATTGGCACCGGTATGATAGATGAGCTGCGCCTCTATCCGGCCGATGCGGCTATGCAGACCTATACCTACCAGCCGGCTGTTGGCATATCATCGGTTTGCGATCCTAAAAACCAGGTAACCTACTATGAATATGATGGGATGAACCGGCTGCGGGTAGTGAGGGATGCACAAAGGAACATTCTAAAAGTGTTCACCTATAAATATGCTGACCAACCAGTTTCATTGTAAGTTCCTTCAATCCATTATTTATGCGTCTTTTTTCCCTCACAATACTGTTGTTTACCTGCCATGTAGCGATGGCTCAGAATGTGCCACAGGCCAATCCCCAGCCAGTGAACGCACATCCGGTGACCCAGCCTGCGGCATATAACAGCGTCAATGTAAACTATGTCCGCACTTACCTCCCGCGGTTCGGGACCACTGACACGACTGCTGTATTTGCACCAGGTAACACGGTGCAGCAAGTGGCACAGACCTCCCAATACCTGGATGGACTGGGACGCCCCTTGCAAACTGTCGGCAAAGCCCTCAGCCCCGCCGGATATGACGTGGTGTCCCCGCTGGTGTATGATGTGTTTGGTCGCCAGCAATATACATACCTTCCCTATATAGCTACCGGAACGTCAGATGGTAATTTTAAGCCCGCTCCCTTTGCCGGGCAGGCAACGTTCTACAGGAATGAATCCCTGAATCCAGGCGTAGCTATTGACAGCATTTATTATGGCCAGGTACAGTATGAAAATTCACCGCTGAACAGGGTACTGAAAACATATAGCCCGGGTGCCAACTGGGCGGCCGAAGGGGGTAACCGACCGGTACAGCAACAATACCTGGTAAACGCTTTGGGGGATAGCGTGCGCATATGGGCTGTACCAACGAGCGGAAGCATTCCCACAAGTACCAGTGCCTATACTGCCGGGCAATTGGCCCGCAGCCTGGTGATCGATGAACAGGGGCACCGGGTGGAAACATTTAAAGATAAACAGGACCGGGTAATCCTGAAGAAAGTATCGCTTACCGCCATCACCGGCGGACATGCCGGCTGGCTTTGCACCTACTATGTGTATGACGATGTAGGTAACCTCCGTTGCGTAATACCGCCCCAAGCGGTGGAAGCCATCCGTGGCAACTGGGTAATTACCCAGGCTGCGTACGATGAACTGTGCTTCCGATATACGTATGATGGCCGTGACCGCGTGACCGTTAAAAAGGTACCTGGTGCTGCCATCGTGGAAATGGTTTATGATGTAAGGGACCGCCTCGTGTACAGCCGGGATGGAAATCTAAGGGCCCAGGGTAAATGGATGATTACCTATTATGATGCATTAAACAGGCCGGTGGAGACCGCGTTGTACGCCGGAACAGAAACCCAAGCCACTTTACAAAGCCAATTGACAAGCTCCGGAACACTTAATCCAACCATTCCGGCAGCTTCGCTAACACCGCTTACCTATACTTACTATGATAACTACTCCTACACAGGAGCCAAGGCAGCAGTAACCGCAGAACTCAGCAAGCCACAAGCAAATGGGAATGTGTACGCAGAACCTGCGTCGGCGGTAAGCACGATGACCAAAGGACTGTCCACAGGTAGGAAAGAACTGGTACTGGGTACAAGCCAGTGGTTGATGACCAGCATTTATTACGACAACAAAGGTAGGGTGCTGCAAACCGTAAGTGATAATGCAAAGGGCGGTGTTATTACGGCTAGTAACTTATACGATTTTTCCGGCAGGTTGCTCAGTACATACATGCATCAGACTAACCCATCGGCCACGCTTACACCAGACCTGAAGGTACTCTCCATGACGCATTACAATGCCGCTGGCCTGGTGGATTCGGTTTCCAACATCATTAACGATGATCCCACTACGAGGAGACTTGTCACGACAAACAGCTATGATGAACTTGGCCGGGTAAAGACGACCGCATTGGGTAACCTGGAAACCCAGGCATTTGAGTATAATATTCAAGGATGGCTGAGTAGCATTAATAAAGACTATATTAATGGGGTTAGTAACCCCAAGACGCACTTTGGCGAGATACTTCGCTATGACAGGGGATTTAGCCAATCCCAATTCAATGGCAATATAGCAGGCGCCATCTGGAGGGGTTTCAATGATGGCGTAGTAAGAGCATATGGGTTTGGCTATGATACCAGCGGTAGATTAGCTAAAGCTGATTATACGCAACAGGCTACCGGTGTTTGGGTGCAAACGGCAATGGATTTTTCTGTAAGCGGCCTTACCTATGACGCTAATGGCAACATTTTGAGCATGAAACAAAGGGGGCTAAGGGGGACACAATCTGCGACCATTGACTCTCTTGTTTACAAATATTTGCCCTCCAGTAATAAGTTGAAATATGTAACGGATAATGCCAATGATCCGGCCAGCGTTCTGGGTGATTTTAAGGAAACTGCACAGAATAAATCCCTCAATGCGCTTGATACAGCAGATTATGCCTATGACCAGAATGGTAATTTAATAACAGATGGTAACAAGGGCATAACAGCCATTTCCTACAACTTCCTCAACCTGCCGGAGCAGGTGAATATAAAAGGGAAAGGGGTTATTAAATTCCTGTATGATGCCAGTGGGCAAAAACTTCGGAAAACGGTGGTGGATAGCACCTCAACTCCAGTAAGGACAACTGTCACGGATTATTTAGGGGGCATGGTATTCCAGAATGACAGCCTTCAGTTTATACAACACCCGGCTGGACGGGTGCGGGCTAAAATCTATGCTGGCGTTCCGGTGAAATATGTGTACGATTATTTTGTCAAAGACCACCTGGGCAGCACGCGGCAGGTTTTGACGGAAGAAAGTGATACAGCCAGCTATGTGGCTACAATGGAGACGCCTAATGCGACGACGGAAAATGCGCTGTTTTCCAACGTGGATGCCACAAGGACTTCCGCTCCCTCGGGTTTTAAGTCAGACCAGCTCACAAGCCCTGATAATAGTGTGGCGGCGCTCAATGCTGCCACCGGCAGAAAGATCGGGCCGGCGCTGGTACTGCGGGTGATGGCGGGAGATACCATCCAGGTGGGGGTTTCTGCGTTTTACAAATCTGGTGGGGATGCGGTAACGCGGCGCAATTTTGGCGCCCAGATGGTGTCAGCACTGGTACAGGCATTGAGTAGTGACGTGTCAAATGCAGGGGTACATACGGAAAGCACAGGCAGTCTGCCAGGAGGCATGGTGCTGGATTCCAGTACTTACAATGACTTGGTGAAGAGTGATCCGGATTGGGATGGCAAGCCCAAGGCCTATCTTAATTATGTGTTGTTTGATGACCAGATGACACTGCAAAAGGAGGCCAGTGGGGTAAAACAAGTACCCGCTACGCCGGATGAAGCGATTCAGTTGGGAAGCGGGCCGGTTGTAGCATCGAAATCGGGGTTTGCTTATATTTACGTTTCCAATGAGAGTGCACAGGAGGTGGATTTTAATAACCTGGCTGTTGTGCACAAAACGGGGCCTTTATTGGAGGAGACGCATTATTATCCGTTTGGGTTGACAATGGCGGGGATTAGTTCGAATGCGTTAAAGGGCTCTAACTATCCCGAGAACCGGCTGAAGTATAATGGGATAGAACTGGATACCTCCATGGGATTGAATGCCTATGAAGCTTCTTACCGGGATTTAGATCCACAGACGGGAAGATGGTGGCAGATTGATCCGAAAATAGATGAAGATATGGAGGCTTGGTCTCCATATGCATCGAACTACGATAATCCCATTCGGTACAATGATTTTGGTGGCGATGCTCCCGGCGATGGAGTGCTTAGTAAAGTTTGGAGCGCAGCAGTAAATACGTTTAACTTTACAAGGCAGGCGGTAAATGGGGCGGTGGTCGGAACCACAGATAATTTGTTGGGGACAAATTTAAGATCAGATTACGGCGCCCGTTATATTCATGATGAAGCGAGTGCAAGGGGGTGGAATACGGGATTGGACGCGGCAGACGTTGCCGGAGTGGCTATCGGTGACGCAGAAATAACGGCTGGTGCTGGAATCGTGGTAGCTGGTGGAGGAGCCACGATTGTGTCAGGAGGTGCCGCTTCACCTGCGTCCTTGCCAGCAATGGCAGGGGGAGTCGCTGTTGCAGCACATGGGTTGGTTGTAATAGGGAAGTCAGCAATGAATTTGCTGAACCAAACTGGAAGAGTTAATATCACTCCTGCGCAGCAGAAGGCGGAAAAGCTTAGTCAAAAGGACAGATCAGGTCAAGATTTTACAAAGGCTGGAAAGGAGGCGGTAAAGGATGTTAACAAAGAAAAAAATGCAGGGACATTAGCTTGTGAAAATTGTCAAACGCCACTTAAAGATTCTCCACAGAGCAAAAAAGGCGTACCTACACCTAAGGATGCCGCTCAAGTTGATCATATTGTGCCTAAGGCGAAAGGAGGGAGCGGTACCCCCGCAAATGGCCAGGTGCTGTGCCCGACCTGCAATGTTAGGAAGAGCGATAAAATGCTTTAATACGCTCCGAATTTTTATAAACTTTTAACTGAATGTTTTATGATGGAAAGACAAAGAATATTCTTTGTGCAATTTACAGATGAAGAAGCTGGCGAAACGACCACAGAAAGTATGTGGTGCCAAAAAAGTGGAGAATACTATATTTTGGATAACATACCCTTTATCGCTAAGAATATTTCATACGGTGATACCTTCGCTGCTGAGTATGATGATACGGATGGTAAATACTACTTTGACCATTTGGTAGAGGAATCTGGAAATTCTACAATTAGAGTCCTTGTATTCGATAAGAAAGAATACCAGGTAGTGATAGAAGAATTGCATGAAAAGTTTAAACTTGAAACAGAAGAGTTAGAAGTCAAAAACCTCATAGCGATTAATGTGGAAAAAGATCAAGAATATAGACCGATTTGGGAATATTTGAGATTTGGAGAAGATAATGGAAGGTTTACGTTTCAGGAATCTTGTTTAGCACATGCTAGAGATTGACAAATAATAAAAGTTATGAACCAATGAAAAACGGATGATCTGTGGTGGTTGGTAATATGTTCTGGTTGACTTTCGAAATTATTGCGAGAAAAATTTCCTCTACAGCATATAGAGGAATGGGCATTAATAACCGGCGTTCCGCTAGGTGATAAATGTTGCTAGAGAGACGTACCTGGATCTTAATGGAAATGCTTCCAACAACAAAGTTGTAGACGGAAGAGCAATCGGTAAAAGTCAATCAGAATGTAATCAAGCTACTCATTTTAATAATACTGATAACTAATGGAACGTAAAACAATAGTTGTGCCTAAAGATAAAAAAGCTCAAATCGCTTTGGATCATGACACGGCTACACCAGAGCAATTAATAGAAATGACATTAAATGAAACAGAACTTAGAGAATTGCTGGACGGAGGTTTTTTTGATCTTATAAATAATGTAGCCGGCGTGAATATTGATGATTATGAAGATGAGAGTATAGAAGAGAGAGAAAAATTAGAGAAAGTGTTAGCAACTGATGTCTTTCAGGCAGAAGTTACAGGCAAGTTGGCTCAAATCAAATCTCTCTTCGAAGAGGCAGTGACGCGTAGCAAGCACTGGGATTTATTTTTACTTTTAATCTCCGAAAATGAAATGAGTGATTTAAGAGCACTCGTTTACATTTGTGCATTAACGTTTCCGATTGCAGGAATACGTCCTTGGAATTTGGCGCGATTAAATAATGAATGAATATGAAGAAAGGGGAGAGTATATTGTTAGCACTCATTTACATTTTTACATTATTCTTCCTGATTGCAGCTTTGCGGCTAGGGCTTATTAATTTTATTGTTAATAATTTCACAACAATTTATTATAATAATGATTTAGGTAACCTCATCGTAAGAAAATTAGGCTTACCTGATACTTACGATACGATGGAGATATTAAATGGGAAGTTAAGAATAAGATGCTTCGGTGGAACGACTGTCGACGAAGTTTTACCTTCATCTCCTCGCTCATAGTGAAGCAGCCAAATCATTGTAATGTGATGTCAAAAAAATTGAATATCAATACAGTAAACGAATTTTGGGAGTGGTTTTCCGCAAATTGCCAAAACTTTGGACAGTCATTTGACAACGCATACTTAATCAACGAACTTGATGTGTGGGTTCAAAGACTAGGAGGTTTCACTTGGGAGATCGGCCCCGGTAAGACAATGGAAAATGCGCTGACGATATCGCCAAATGGCAATTTGGAATTGCTGCCCTATACAAAGGAAATTATTTCTATGGCCCCGAAGTGTAACGGTTGGGAGTATTACTTTGCAAAGCAGCCTAAACAATGGGAGATGATTTTTGATTTTGAAACCGAGAGCGGAAATACAATTGAAATCGATGCCTCTCGTTGGGAATATGTATTGCTTAAATATGAAGATGGATTATATGGTGTCATAATTAAATTCATTCAATCGGATCAGCTTTCCGATAATGATAAAATAATGGCAGCAGAAATTGCACTTGACGGTGTTTTAGGAGAGGGAAAAAGGATTCAGTTTATTGATGAATTAGAATTTGTAGAAGAATTTGAAGATCGTTACAATGGAAAGGCTAGTAGGTTTAAAAACA
Coding sequences:
- a CDS encoding DUF4265 domain-containing protein, producing the protein MMERQRIFFVQFTDEEAGETTTESMWCQKSGEYYILDNIPFIAKNISYGDTFAAEYDDTDGKYYFDHLVEESGNSTIRVLVFDKKEYQVVIEELHEKFKLETEELEVKNLIAINVEKDQEYRPIWEYLRFGEDNGRFTFQESCLAHARD
- a CDS encoding DUF6443 domain-containing protein codes for the protein MRLFSLTILLFTCHVAMAQNVPQANPQPVNAHPVTQPAAYNSVNVNYVRTYLPRFGTTDTTAVFAPGNTVQQVAQTSQYLDGLGRPLQTVGKALSPAGYDVVSPLVYDVFGRQQYTYLPYIATGTSDGNFKPAPFAGQATFYRNESLNPGVAIDSIYYGQVQYENSPLNRVLKTYSPGANWAAEGGNRPVQQQYLVNALGDSVRIWAVPTSGSIPTSTSAYTAGQLARSLVIDEQGHRVETFKDKQDRVILKKVSLTAITGGHAGWLCTYYVYDDVGNLRCVIPPQAVEAIRGNWVITQAAYDELCFRYTYDGRDRVTVKKVPGAAIVEMVYDVRDRLVYSRDGNLRAQGKWMITYYDALNRPVETALYAGTETQATLQSQLTSSGTLNPTIPAASLTPLTYTYYDNYSYTGAKAAVTAELSKPQANGNVYAEPASAVSTMTKGLSTGRKELVLGTSQWLMTSIYYDNKGRVLQTVSDNAKGGVITASNLYDFSGRLLSTYMHQTNPSATLTPDLKVLSMTHYNAAGLVDSVSNIINDDPTTRRLVTTNSYDELGRVKTTALGNLETQAFEYNIQGWLSSINKDYINGVSNPKTHFGEILRYDRGFSQSQFNGNIAGAIWRGFNDGVVRAYGFGYDTSGRLAKADYTQQATGVWVQTAMDFSVSGLTYDANGNILSMKQRGLRGTQSATIDSLVYKYLPSSNKLKYVTDNANDPASVLGDFKETAQNKSLNALDTADYAYDQNGNLITDGNKGITAISYNFLNLPEQVNIKGKGVIKFLYDASGQKLRKTVVDSTSTPVRTTVTDYLGGMVFQNDSLQFIQHPAGRVRAKIYAGVPVKYVYDYFVKDHLGSTRQVLTEESDTASYVATMETPNATTENALFSNVDATRTSAPSGFKSDQLTSPDNSVAALNAATGRKIGPALVLRVMAGDTIQVGVSAFYKSGGDAVTRRNFGAQMVSALVQALSSDVSNAGVHTESTGSLPGGMVLDSSTYNDLVKSDPDWDGKPKAYLNYVLFDDQMTLQKEASGVKQVPATPDEAIQLGSGPVVASKSGFAYIYVSNESAQEVDFNNLAVVHKTGPLLEETHYYPFGLTMAGISSNALKGSNYPENRLKYNGIELDTSMGLNAYEASYRDLDPQTGRWWQIDPKIDEDMEAWSPYASNYDNPIRYNDFGGDAPGDGVLSKVWSAAVNTFNFTRQAVNGAVVGTTDNLLGTNLRSDYGARYIHDEASARGWNTGLDAADVAGVAIGDAEITAGAGIVVAGGGATIVSGGAASPASLPAMAGGVAVAAHGLVVIGKSAMNLLNQTGRVNITPAQQKAEKLSQKDRSGQDFTKAGKEAVKDVNKEKNAGTLACENCQTPLKDSPQSKKGVPTPKDAAQVDHIVPKAKGGSGTPANGQVLCPTCNVRKSDKML
- a CDS encoding RHS repeat domain-containing protein; the encoded protein is MHRRIIGIAIALLFALSSKEQNLSPTNMSNVIPPTPEAAAVGKYLDMPVGYATGAAEVSIPLHTLTQGDLSLPLTLSFNTGGIRVPEVPSWVGLGWSLGTGGSITRVVRGLPDDLAVQGYMNTPYKVSYLEGLSPQSNDYFNLIFNQAHNGTLDVEPDMYNYSVMGYSGTFYYDQDSAGFVQTPVTNVRIKATKAADSTVTGWVLTLPDGVKAYFGTSTDGRSGYDRYNSDYSSTKSSQGGYSLSPNKTTTPPHITTWQLMNIVSPGLEHIDFYYSTFSAVDFGMGGEVTDLIGLSGCTTVSNRVTYSSIYEQRLTKSRLSRISTEMEDVYFVPSTAARQDMVGDERALDSIVVRNKKSQLIEGVKFNTGYYSSPLISIPFQGGGEATAATKRLFLRSLTQFGANNISLPPYQFVYDTTHPLPSRLSNSQDYWGFYNGKTNSFLTPKPSTVDLAQGYSDFPNGGDRTVDINYAKAFSLSKIYYPTGGYTEYTYGSNISNRNNISGTQAGYQISPSAAAYHGFYFFYKDASYQQPGNPNLYVDSVTIGPGLIGSVAVALTGCTNYTVFNCPVKIVITGITDPTFNVWVKSATYSLTTPGKYKVTCTLNPNADVNNPDPDFSVQMTWTENPPGDTRNYIVGGLRVEKIVNGDANGKILSKVLKYNYFNDSTTSSGQLLNLPVHAFKTYCGSNTSSAGSQGAVLRMTSGSAVPLSGADGKIIRYENVTEYMADDTVAASKTEYTYSIDLYDVQNLAAEIYPFPTNTSRDWRNGTLEKKDMYVKTGPATYRLLRREQYFYNPYSYYFKTHGLKLSDYPGNADFLNMGINAFGVTPYSIFSERYLLDSTIITSYENSTMATKTVNRYNPQHGYTLAEQITTNSLSQTVSTKSWYAADYAAAAGANLPWMVQNNMVDIPVKQQVTVNSKLADGRVIAYNNYGQPANVYQYESNTLKDSIAHDPATLVPPDYTLRSTMTYAAAHPTRLTKQIGTGDARTTYIWDYNLNYLAAEVKNADSIDVAYTSFEADGTGYWTISSSARDSITTALTGSKSYSLASNISKAGLTTAKTYIVSYFTRNASPFTIAGTVTGYPVKGTTVNGWTYYEHRVTGVTSVSLIGTGMIDELRLYPADAAMQTYTYQPAVGISSVCDPKNQVTYYEYDGMNRLRVVRDAQRNILKVFTYKYADQPVSL